The sequence GAATAGACAGGTTCGTACGAGCATCGAACATCGTCAATACGACACCGTCGAGCTTGAGCGTCGGATTGAGATTGTTTTTGACGAGCTCGACCGTATTCATCAGCTGGGACAAGCCTTCGAGCGCGTAGTATTCGCATTGTACGGGCACGATGATAGAATTCGCCGCGGTGAGCGAGTTGACCGTCAAGAGGCCGAGGGACGGCGGACAGTCGATGATGACGTAGTCGAACTGATGCTTGACCGTTTCGAGGGCGCGTTTGAGTTTCGTTTCGCGCGACATGAACGAAACGAGCTCTACTTCCGCACCTGCGAGCTGTATCGTCGCGGGGAGTATCTTCAGGTTGTCCATTTTTGTCGGAAGGATAGCATCTTCCATCGGGACGTTATTGACGAGCACATCGTAGACCGAGTGCTTGATCGCAGCTTTATCACAGCCGAATCCGCTTGTTGCGTTCCCTTGCGGATCGGTATCGATCAGTAAGACTTTTTTGCCGAGCTCTGCCAGACAAGCACTCAAGTTGACCGAAGTCGTCGTCTTGCCGACACCGCCTTTCTGATTCGTTATCGCGATGACCTTAACCAAGTTGTTCACCTCATTATTAAAAACTTGCTAACTTATCTAATTCCACAAGATATCGGCGATTCCTTCCCAAAAGGAAGATTTATCAATTCCTTTTGGCGAAACAAAGGTTTTTCGCCGCGCGAAAGAGAATTGTTTATAGATGATTACGTTCCGTAAGAAAAGGTGACACGCTATGAAATATCGTATTCCGATACCCACGCTCGATATGCATACGGTGCGCCGATACGCAGGGCTGAAGTCGTCCGACTTTCCGCCCGAGCGAGTGCGCGAAGCCATACAGACAGTGCGCCTGCTCGCAGAAGGAGAAGGCAGTGTGCACTACTATCCGTACAACAGCACAACGCATACCATCATTGCCGAATCGGGCAGTCTTACCCTCACGAGCGACGCAATCAGGCGACACCTCGCCGATGCGCAGGAAGTCGCCGTGATGGCAGTCACGATCGGCAGTGCCGTCGAAAAGGCTATCGACACCGCGTTCTCCGCAGGCGAATACAGCCACGCACTTCTTTTGGATGCGGCGGCAACGACAGCGACCGAAGCTTGCGCCGACTGGTTAAATCGCACGGTCACGGCAGAAGCTCGGCGGCGCGGTCTTTTCACAGCCTTCCGATTCAGCCCCGGCTACGGCGACTGGGATATCACCGTACAAAGCGATATCGTGCGCTTATCCGAAGGCGATAGCATTGGTATTGCCGTCACAGGATCGTCGATGCTCGTGCCGCGAAAATCGGTCACGGCAGTCATCCCGCTCCGCGCACAGAAGGCAGAAGCACTCGCACACGGATGCTCCGCTTGCACCTATCAAAAATGCCCATCTCGAAAGGAGATCACACCATGATACATATGTTTGACGGCGCAACGGGCACGATGCTCCAAGCCGCAGGTATGAAACCGGGTGAATGTCCCGAACTGTATAACATCACCCATCCCGATATCGTCCTCGATATCCATCGTCAATACGTAGAAGCAGGCACGACCTGGCTCCATACGAACACGTTCGGCGCGAACCGTCAGAAGCTGTCCGCCTACGGATTAGAAGATCGCGTAGCAGAGATCAACCGCGCCGCTGTCGCCATTGCACGCGAAGCGGCAAAAGCAGGCAACAATGTCAAAGTCGTCGGCGATCTCGGTCCGACAGGCAAGTTCCTCGCACCGCTCGGCGAGCTGTCGTTCGACGAAGCCTACGACATCTACCGCGAACAAGCGATGATCCTGGAAGAAGCAGGCGCAGACTGTATCCTCATCGAAACGATCATCGACATTCAGGAGATGCGCGCCGCTCTTCTCGCCGTCAAAGATAACACGAATATGTTCGTTATCTGCCAGATGTCGTACAGCGAGGACGGTCGTACCGTCACAGGCACCGATCCGACGACTGCCGCAACGATACTCGATGCAATGGGTGCAGACGTCATCGGCGCGAACTGCTCCTGTGGTCCTGCACAGCTCCTCCCCGTCGTTGAAAAACTCCACGCCGCAACGACGAAGCCCATCAGCATCCAGCCGAACGCAGGCCTTCCGCGCCTGGTGAACGGCAAGACCGTATTTCCGATGTCGCCCGAAGAAATGGGCGAATGGGCACCGCGCCTTATCAACGCAGGCGCAACGTACCTCGGCGGCTGCTGTGGTACGACGCCTGCGCACATCCGCGCGATGGCAGAAGCCGTACGCGATATGAAGCCCATCCCGCCCGCGACGATGCCACAGGCAGTCATGCTCACGAGCCGAACGAAGACAGTAGCCGTATCGGCGTTCGATGCTCCCGTACTCATCGGTGAGCGCATCAATCCGACAGGGCGCAAACAGATGGCGGCCGATATCCGCGCAGGCAGTCTGCTCTCCGTCAAAGAAGAAGCGATCGCACAGGCCGAAGCAGGCGCAACCATCCTCGACGTCAACATGGGCGTACCCGGCATCGACCAAGCCACGATGATGGCAAAAGCCATCAGCGAGCTGTCCATGCTGACCGACCTTCCGCTTGCCATCGACACAGGCGATGCGGCC is a genomic window of Selenomonadales bacterium containing:
- a CDS encoding methionine synthase codes for the protein MKYRIPIPTLDMHTVRRYAGLKSSDFPPERVREAIQTVRLLAEGEGSVHYYPYNSTTHTIIAESGSLTLTSDAIRRHLADAQEVAVMAVTIGSAVEKAIDTAFSAGEYSHALLLDAAATTATEACADWLNRTVTAEARRRGLFTAFRFSPGYGDWDITVQSDIVRLSEGDSIGIAVTGSSMLVPRKSVTAVIPLRAQKAEALAHGCSACTYQKCPSRKEITP
- a CDS encoding ParA family protein; its protein translation is MVKVIAITNQKGGVGKTTTSVNLSACLAELGKKVLLIDTDPQGNATSGFGCDKAAIKHSVYDVLVNNVPMEDAILPTKMDNLKILPATIQLAGAEVELVSFMSRETKLKRALETVKHQFDYVIIDCPPSLGLLTVNSLTAANSIIVPVQCEYYALEGLSQLMNTVELVKNNLNPTLKLDGVVLTMFDARTNLSIQVVDEVKKHFRQKVFQTIIPRNVRLSEAPSYGEPIITYDPKSRGAQVYHELAKEVVGDA